One window of the Pseudomonadota bacterium genome contains the following:
- a CDS encoding DUF350 domain-containing protein yields MQLMNDLFGGPATLALCFGLLLVAKLAKDWTTPYNIDRQLTQHDNFAVALSVTGYFAGTVIVLLGALIGPELPLGEDLLAIGGYGLLGILLLNASRWVNDKLILNRFCNTKELIDDRNAGTGAVEFGSYVASGLVVAGALHGEGSLVTAVLFFVVAQAALIVFARVYDWLMPFDVHAEIERDNVAAGVSFGGTLIALGIILFNGTVGNFVSWGYNLANFGLNAALGFVLLPLVRVAFDKIILARADLNREIRDDRNVGIGVLEMTIAISFAVLLVFTLNVEPLLQPLLVAG; encoded by the coding sequence ATGCAGCTCATGAACGATCTGTTCGGGGGCCCTGCCACGCTGGCGCTGTGCTTCGGCCTGCTCTTGGTGGCCAAGCTCGCCAAGGACTGGACCACGCCCTACAACATCGATCGCCAGCTGACGCAGCACGATAACTTCGCCGTTGCGCTGTCTGTGACGGGCTACTTCGCCGGGACCGTCATCGTGCTGCTCGGCGCGCTGATCGGTCCCGAGCTGCCTCTTGGTGAGGATCTTCTGGCAATTGGCGGCTACGGTCTGCTGGGGATCCTTCTCTTGAACGCCTCCAGGTGGGTGAACGACAAGCTGATATTGAACCGCTTCTGCAACACCAAGGAGCTGATCGACGACCGCAACGCGGGCACCGGCGCAGTCGAGTTTGGCAGCTATGTGGCGTCGGGTCTGGTTGTGGCAGGAGCGCTGCATGGAGAGGGGTCCCTCGTCACGGCCGTGCTCTTTTTCGTCGTAGCCCAAGCTGCGCTGATCGTGTTTGCGCGGGTCTACGATTGGCTGATGCCGTTCGACGTGCACGCCGAGATCGAGCGCGACAACGTGGCGGCGGGGGTCAGTTTCGGCGGCACGCTGATAGCGCTCGGCATCATTCTGTTCAACGGCACGGTCGGCAACTTCGTCAGCTGGGGCTACAACCTGGCCAATTTCGGCCTCAATGCCGCGCTTGGCTTCGTCTTGCTGCCCTTGGTGCGGGTAGCCTTCGACAAGATCATCCTTGCGCGCGCCGACCTCAATCGCGAGATCCGCGATGACAGGAACGTCGGGATCGGGGTCCTTGAAATGACGATTGCGATTTCGTTCGCTGTGCTCCTCGTGTTCACGCTGAATGTCGAACCGTTGCTGCAGCCTCTGCTGGTGGCCGGGTGA
- a CDS encoding DUF4178 domain-containing protein: MPELALILLVGLLAAGVYFYRRRARLIAGDRMPGQLRAGAGLGSERKLQNVRAGGVLHLAAVGPDLEDFDVTVRARHEYQQGTSRWYELECDRGDATVWIDFEQDDGLEIAVALRKLKMRDLGIDKRDLERMDEHEDGKLSFEGRTYHLDDSDRANFHRGGQPEAESLYYWDFEDDDGRRFLGIERWDDGSYDVTYSESVTAEQVTVYSVSGDAPE, translated from the coding sequence ATGCCCGAGCTGGCGCTCATTCTGCTCGTTGGCCTGTTGGCGGCGGGCGTCTATTTCTACCGCAGGCGCGCACGGTTGATCGCGGGGGATCGCATGCCCGGGCAGCTGCGCGCGGGCGCCGGGCTCGGTAGCGAGCGCAAGCTGCAGAATGTGCGAGCGGGCGGTGTCTTGCACCTCGCTGCCGTCGGTCCGGACCTCGAGGACTTCGATGTCACCGTCCGGGCACGTCACGAGTACCAGCAGGGAACCTCCCGCTGGTACGAGCTGGAGTGCGACCGCGGGGATGCAACGGTCTGGATCGACTTCGAGCAGGACGATGGGCTCGAGATCGCGGTGGCGCTGCGCAAGCTCAAGATGCGCGATCTGGGCATCGACAAGCGCGATCTCGAACGCATGGACGAGCACGAGGACGGCAAGCTGTCCTTCGAGGGACGCACCTACCACCTCGATGACTCGGACCGCGCCAATTTCCATCGCGGCGGACAGCCCGAGGCCGAATCGCTCTACTATTGGGATTTCGAGGACGACGATGGGAGGCGTTTCCTGGGTATCGAACGCTGGGACGACGGTTCGTACGACGTCACGTACAGCGAAAGCGTGACCGCCGAGCAGGTCACGGTCTACTCCGTATCGGGGGACGCTCCGGAGTGA
- a CDS encoding PspA/IM30 family protein — protein MAGFFQRLFKVAESEAHSAVSKLEDPIKMTEQGIRDLRKDLDESMKSLAQVKALQIRMRRDLESNKDSAATYEKKAMLLVQKGQGGSLAAAEADRLATEALAKRDQASGAAAGLVRELGRHDAMVAQLEGNVRTLRSKISSFETELTTLKARAKVAGATKKLNKQLAQVDSSGTIAMLERMKERVVEDEALAASYGELASVETSVDAEIDKALASGTGSDSAASDSLAALKAKMGAS, from the coding sequence ATGGCCGGTTTCTTTCAACGATTGTTCAAGGTAGCGGAGTCCGAGGCACACTCCGCGGTCTCCAAGCTCGAGGATCCCATCAAGATGACCGAGCAGGGCATTCGCGATCTGCGCAAGGACCTGGATGAGAGCATGAAAAGCCTGGCACAGGTCAAAGCCTTGCAGATTCGCATGCGGCGCGACCTCGAGTCGAACAAGGACTCCGCCGCGACGTACGAAAAGAAGGCGATGCTGCTGGTGCAGAAAGGACAGGGGGGGTCGCTGGCGGCGGCCGAGGCCGATCGGCTGGCAACCGAGGCCCTGGCCAAACGCGATCAGGCTTCCGGAGCGGCTGCCGGGCTGGTGCGCGAGCTCGGGCGGCACGATGCGATGGTGGCGCAGCTCGAGGGCAACGTCCGCACGCTGCGATCCAAGATCAGCAGCTTCGAGACGGAGCTCACGACGCTCAAGGCGAGGGCCAAGGTGGCGGGCGCCACCAAGAAGCTCAACAAGCAGCTGGCGCAGGTTGATTCGAGCGGTACCATCGCCATGCTGGAGCGCATGAAGGAGCGGGTGGTGGAGGACGAGGCGCTCGCTGCCTCGTACGGCGAGCTGGCTTCGGTGGAGACCAGCGTCGACGCGGAGATCGACAAGGCCCTGGCCTCGGGCACGGGTTCGGACTCGGCTGCAAGCGACTCGTTGGCCGCCCTGAAGGCCAAGATGGGCGCGAGCTAG
- a CDS encoding YbjN domain-containing protein: MSHFDKVKGYLGELGLAPASEQGDDELVVVHDEQRGLSHLIVDCDDPILILEQFIFALGPEPDPRVLLRLLQMNRSLVHGAFVVDEEGERVLFRDTLQLESLDLNELEASISSLSLALAEYAGELLSFAKQPAGSE, encoded by the coding sequence ATGAGCCACTTTGACAAGGTGAAGGGCTACCTCGGCGAGCTTGGGCTCGCGCCGGCCTCGGAGCAGGGCGACGACGAGCTGGTGGTAGTGCACGACGAGCAGCGTGGCCTCAGCCATCTGATCGTCGACTGCGACGATCCGATTCTCATCCTCGAGCAGTTCATCTTTGCTCTTGGGCCAGAGCCGGATCCACGCGTGCTGTTGCGCCTGCTACAGATGAACCGCTCGCTCGTGCACGGCGCGTTCGTCGTGGACGAGGAAGGCGAGCGGGTGCTGTTCCGGGACACGCTTCAGCTCGAGAGCCTCGATCTCAACGAGCTCGAGGCGTCCATCAGCTCGCTCAGCCTCGCCTTGGCGGAATACGCAGGGGAGCTGCTGAGCTTCGCCAAGCAGCCCGCAGGTTCCGAGTAG
- a CDS encoding DnaJ domain-containing protein produces MGLLRRVVGVVRSELHARFDRSSDAQVQAGGESGHGRPEPRPEASLEQDESQRIRASYLANLELDAGASHAQIKAAYRRLMSKYHPDLHSQDPGRRATAEQITRRLNEAMAHFDDQHKHGETR; encoded by the coding sequence ATGGGTCTATTGCGACGGGTGGTTGGCGTGGTTCGCAGCGAGCTGCATGCACGGTTTGACAGGTCCTCTGATGCGCAGGTGCAGGCGGGCGGCGAGAGCGGCCACGGGCGGCCGGAGCCTCGGCCGGAAGCGAGCCTCGAGCAGGACGAGTCGCAGCGCATTCGAGCCTCCTACCTGGCCAACCTCGAGCTCGATGCAGGGGCGTCGCACGCGCAGATAAAGGCAGCCTATCGCCGTCTCATGAGCAAATACCATCCCGATCTGCACAGCCAGGATCCTGGCCGGCGTGCGACCGCCGAGCAGATCACCAGGCGCCTCAACGAGGCCATGGCGCACTTTGACGATCAACACAAGCACGGAGAAACGCGATGA
- a CDS encoding Wzz/FepE/Etk N-terminal domain-containing protein, protein METDEQFDVESKNHRLGVAVDPARLLRVLWGARRLIGLTAVLGALLGAAIAKWYVNPEYEASTLLQWEPDVGDDQRVAPHPRELYTMVEGVTLHSNLASIAKRLGGNQEPEAIGRALEVDVEGGSSVITILARAASAERAADLANTTVSVFAEHRKRMLSSRNTDLTKSLGRDVAATKAKFAEAQRTYDAFRAELGVTDLLHAIETTTKELTVAEAEVGELAAEIDALEETERMYRKDKRHQRKRMALSTSVSNPLQAELAAAEAKLSADEARLAPDHPSILRQRAHVASLRSKAAEMSETVSAGTFGLNPEHVAVVAGLRDASVKRRQAQVRLQAARELAKAKRARLTELEAVQGRGSVLLTQVGVAQEHLIQLTGRLSEAADAMRSDFPGFRVLSKAEPPRYPGSSRRKVVVFGVALGLVLFVCLGLLLRDLWGLRVRTAREAAYWGRASVVATSPWPHDSRALACLVGDLVDGAAHARGVTLVVGASRAEEPLAHKVAALVSRCAHQTRSSARDPLDSMATSGPLMLPSGNEGDASAEGPEELGEARPDGDPRGLPVVCAWDGPPAGQALRRAARMADRVLVLVSSGGRSMVELARLRERLGRDKGVGMLVVGVDDAAAELPDRIGDVDSFWRALRNTA, encoded by the coding sequence ATGGAAACAGACGAGCAATTCGATGTCGAATCCAAGAACCACAGGCTCGGCGTGGCTGTCGATCCTGCTCGCCTGCTGCGGGTGCTTTGGGGGGCGAGACGGCTGATAGGCTTGACTGCCGTGCTCGGCGCGCTGCTCGGGGCAGCGATTGCCAAATGGTATGTGAACCCCGAATACGAAGCGAGCACGCTGCTGCAATGGGAACCCGACGTGGGCGACGATCAACGCGTGGCACCCCATCCCCGCGAGCTCTACACGATGGTGGAAGGGGTGACCTTGCACTCCAATCTCGCGAGCATCGCCAAACGGTTGGGCGGAAACCAGGAGCCGGAAGCTATTGGCCGGGCGCTCGAGGTCGACGTGGAAGGGGGCAGCAGCGTGATCACGATCCTCGCGAGGGCGGCATCTGCCGAGCGCGCGGCCGATCTCGCGAACACGACGGTGAGTGTCTTTGCCGAGCATAGAAAGCGCATGCTGAGCTCGCGCAACACCGATCTGACCAAGTCCCTCGGCCGCGACGTGGCCGCCACCAAGGCCAAGTTCGCAGAGGCGCAGCGGACCTACGACGCCTTTCGAGCCGAGCTCGGAGTGACCGACCTGTTGCATGCCATCGAGACAACGACCAAGGAGCTCACCGTGGCCGAGGCAGAGGTCGGGGAGCTGGCGGCCGAGATCGACGCGCTCGAAGAGACCGAGCGCATGTACCGAAAGGACAAGCGCCACCAACGAAAACGCATGGCGCTGTCCACGAGCGTTTCCAACCCGCTGCAGGCGGAGCTGGCCGCCGCCGAGGCCAAGCTCTCGGCGGACGAAGCGCGGCTGGCGCCGGACCATCCATCGATTCTGCGCCAAAGGGCACACGTCGCGTCGCTTCGCAGCAAGGCCGCCGAGATGAGCGAGACCGTGAGCGCAGGCACCTTCGGCTTGAACCCGGAGCACGTTGCCGTCGTGGCCGGGCTGCGTGACGCGAGCGTCAAGAGAAGGCAGGCCCAGGTGCGCCTGCAGGCAGCACGGGAGCTGGCCAAGGCGAAGCGTGCTCGCCTGACTGAGCTCGAGGCAGTCCAGGGACGCGGATCGGTGCTGCTCACCCAGGTGGGCGTTGCCCAGGAACACCTGATCCAGCTCACCGGTCGTCTTTCCGAGGCTGCCGATGCCATGCGCTCGGACTTCCCGGGTTTTCGGGTGCTCTCGAAAGCGGAGCCCCCGCGCTACCCGGGCTCGTCCCGCCGAAAGGTGGTGGTTTTTGGCGTTGCTCTTGGCCTCGTCCTTTTCGTCTGCCTCGGGCTGCTCCTGCGTGATCTCTGGGGACTGCGCGTGCGCACCGCACGCGAGGCCGCGTACTGGGGCCGAGCATCGGTCGTGGCCACTTCGCCCTGGCCTCACGACTCGCGGGCGCTGGCCTGTCTGGTCGGCGACCTGGTCGATGGTGCAGCCCATGCGCGCGGCGTGACCCTCGTTGTCGGTGCGAGTAGGGCCGAGGAGCCGCTGGCCCACAAGGTCGCTGCGCTCGTGAGCCGCTGCGCGCACCAGACGCGCAGCTCCGCACGGGATCCTCTCGATTCAATGGCGACCTCGGGTCCGTTGATGCTGCCGAGCGGAAACGAAGGCGACGCGAGCGCGGAGGGACCGGAGGAGCTTGGCGAAGCGCGGCCGGACGGGGATCCGCGAGGCTTGCCTGTGGTGTGCGCCTGGGACGGCCCGCCGGCCGGCCAGGCCTTGCGTCGAGCTGCCCGCATGGCCGACCGGGTGCTGGTCCTGGTTTCGTCGGGGGGACGTTCCATGGTCGAGCTGGCCAGGCTTCGTGAACGCCTGGGTCGAGACAAGGGCGTGGGAATGCTGGTCGTGGGCGTGGATGACGCGGCCGCCGAGCTGCCGGATCGGATCGGGGATGTCGACAGCTTCTGGCGTGCGCTGCGCAATACCGCCTGA